Proteins from a genomic interval of Flammeovirgaceae bacterium SG7u.111:
- a CDS encoding CusA/CzcA family heavy metal efflux RND transporter, whose translation MIDRIIAFSIKNKLFIGLFTLALIGMGLWSITKVPIDAVPDITNNQVQVITVAPNLGTEDIEQFVTYPVEVAMANLPGLLELRSVSRFGLSVVTIVFEDDMGTYLPRQLVGEKLILVKEDIPQGFGEPFMGPISTGLGEIYQYTLEVLPGYEDAYSAMDLRTFQDWIVSRQMSMVPGVVEVNAFGGELKQYEVTVDPDKLKAIGISITDIFNALKANNQNMGGAYIEKGHMANFIRGEGLARSISDLEEIVVTNEGGMPILVKDVAKVKFGSAVRYGGLTKNGKGEAVGGMILMLKGANSNNVIAEVKERIEQIKLSLPEGVTIEPFIDRTSLISKTTSTVTGNLMEGALIVIFVLVILLGNWRGGLIVASTIPLSLLFAFILMNVFDVWANLMSLGAIDFGIIVDGAVIIVESTVFMLVQQIKKLGKNTAQTRDEVAKEASAKMMNSAFFGQLIILIVFLPILFLEGVEGKMFKPMALTFMFAMVGAMILCLTYVPMVSAWFIRVPDKEKESLGDKIVHWLEDRYELLLAKALKRAVIIVCSALAFLALSVFVFTKMGGEFIPQLDEGDIAFHAALMPGSSLDETIKTTTKIEQLVIDNFPEVEQVLSRIGVAELPTDPMPMDIADVIVVLKPKEEWTSAETKGKLIEKMKDKLGKIPGVNYEFTQPIEMRFNELLTGVREDIAIKLYGEDLQVLADKAQEMSMIIATVDGVADMRVEATGGLPLMTIKYQRDKLAQYGLNIEEINSTVQAAFAGGKAGVLFEGERRFDIVVRLENGLRNNINDLKNLYIHTPNGSQIPLKEVAEISYEPGPMQISRDNTNRRTYVGINVRGRDVKSLVNEIKQKLEGQFDLPAGYYIRYGGAFENLERASKRLQVVVPLALVLIFILIFFALRSMKQTFMIYMAIPLATIGGIFALWLRGMPFSISAGVGFIVLFGVAVLNGLVLISGWNELKAEGITDLDERIHLGAKRRLRPILLTALTDVLGFLPMALSSSAGAEVQQPLATVVIGGLMTSSLLTLFVLPILYRWTEKSSSKKVKLTPAVAVALLLFAGMLYPTSSQAQEQVRVPISMEQALERAKVNYPQLQVAKLEVEKQSSLKKSAWDLGQTQVLTSGEEVDGVGNGVYTVLGIQQQNIDVFGISPNVKLQKQKVLLAEAAYHLSEAELEQQVKQAYAQAFVARNKLVLYASVDSIYLEFQRAAELRYEVEASSRLEYLAASNQTKQIALQKGQAAYDYAAALQKLNLWLVSDTVFEIDASDDDSWLGPIVVVDSVQSHPLLAIGQQNIEVANAQLKAANASFFPKLNGMYGSQKIGDVSGFYQYQLGLTIPLFFNKEQGWAQSAKIQQKIAEYQLMQTKFELNTAYQSMLLEYRKWEASWQFYQEEALPLAREQRQGAVVAFEEGAIDYVAFIQNMKEAVFVELGAQEALASYLAAKFKLDYYLTTGR comes from the coding sequence ATGATAGATCGTATCATTGCTTTTTCAATCAAGAATAAGCTGTTTATTGGCTTGTTCACCTTAGCATTAATAGGTATGGGCTTATGGAGCATTACCAAAGTGCCTATCGATGCCGTTCCTGATATTACTAACAATCAGGTACAAGTAATTACCGTTGCCCCCAACTTGGGCACGGAAGATATTGAACAATTTGTGACCTACCCTGTGGAGGTAGCAATGGCAAACCTGCCGGGCTTGCTTGAACTTCGGTCAGTATCCCGCTTTGGGCTTTCGGTCGTTACCATCGTATTTGAAGATGATATGGGCACGTACTTGCCACGGCAGTTGGTAGGTGAAAAATTAATTTTGGTGAAGGAAGATATTCCCCAAGGCTTTGGTGAGCCATTTATGGGACCCATATCCACAGGTTTGGGAGAAATCTATCAGTACACCTTGGAGGTATTGCCCGGGTACGAAGATGCCTACTCAGCTATGGACTTGAGGACTTTTCAAGACTGGATAGTGAGCAGGCAAATGTCTATGGTGCCGGGTGTGGTAGAAGTAAATGCTTTTGGTGGTGAACTCAAACAATATGAAGTGACTGTCGACCCCGATAAATTGAAAGCCATTGGTATTTCTATTACTGATATTTTTAATGCCCTTAAAGCCAACAATCAAAATATGGGTGGGGCTTATATCGAAAAGGGGCATATGGCAAACTTTATCCGTGGGGAAGGTTTAGCAAGAAGTATTTCAGACCTAGAAGAAATAGTGGTTACAAACGAAGGAGGGATGCCCATCTTGGTAAAGGATGTTGCCAAGGTAAAATTTGGCTCGGCAGTGCGCTATGGTGGGTTGACCAAAAATGGAAAGGGCGAAGCTGTTGGCGGAATGATTTTGATGCTGAAAGGGGCGAACTCTAACAATGTAATAGCGGAAGTGAAGGAGCGAATAGAGCAAATCAAGCTTTCCTTGCCCGAGGGTGTGACTATCGAACCTTTCATAGACCGTACTTCGCTGATTTCTAAAACTACAAGTACGGTAACTGGCAACCTAATGGAAGGGGCGCTGATTGTGATCTTTGTATTGGTCATCTTGCTTGGGAACTGGCGTGGAGGGCTGATTGTCGCTTCTACAATTCCCCTTTCCTTGCTTTTTGCCTTTATCCTCATGAATGTATTTGATGTTTGGGCAAACCTAATGAGCCTTGGGGCAATTGACTTCGGGATCATCGTAGACGGGGCAGTAATCATTGTGGAAAGTACGGTGTTCATGTTGGTGCAGCAGATTAAGAAGTTAGGTAAGAATACTGCTCAGACGAGAGACGAAGTTGCAAAGGAAGCTTCTGCCAAAATGATGAACTCCGCATTCTTTGGGCAACTGATTATCTTGATTGTTTTTCTTCCCATTTTGTTCTTAGAAGGCGTAGAGGGGAAAATGTTTAAGCCTATGGCGCTCACTTTTATGTTTGCCATGGTCGGAGCTATGATTTTGTGCCTTACCTATGTCCCTATGGTTTCCGCATGGTTCATAAGGGTGCCAGATAAGGAAAAAGAGTCTTTAGGGGATAAAATTGTCCACTGGTTAGAAGATCGCTATGAGCTATTGTTGGCGAAAGCCTTGAAAAGAGCAGTCATTATTGTTTGTTCGGCGCTAGCCTTCTTGGCTTTGAGTGTCTTTGTCTTTACGAAGATGGGAGGAGAGTTTATCCCCCAGCTCGATGAAGGGGATATCGCTTTTCATGCCGCACTTATGCCCGGAAGTTCGCTAGATGAGACTATAAAGACCACGACTAAGATAGAGCAGTTGGTAATAGACAATTTCCCTGAAGTAGAGCAAGTCTTAAGCAGAATTGGCGTGGCAGAACTCCCCACCGATCCCATGCCAATGGATATAGCTGATGTGATTGTTGTGCTAAAACCTAAAGAGGAATGGACAAGCGCAGAGACGAAGGGAAAGTTGATTGAAAAGATGAAAGATAAATTGGGAAAAATTCCCGGCGTGAACTACGAATTTACCCAACCCATAGAAATGCGTTTCAACGAGCTGCTTACGGGCGTGCGAGAAGATATTGCTATAAAGCTCTATGGCGAAGACTTGCAGGTCTTAGCGGATAAGGCACAAGAAATGTCAATGATCATCGCTACTGTAGATGGCGTTGCCGATATGCGGGTAGAAGCAACGGGCGGGCTTCCGCTCATGACCATAAAATACCAGCGGGACAAGCTGGCGCAATATGGACTGAACATCGAAGAGATAAACAGCACGGTTCAAGCTGCTTTTGCAGGTGGAAAAGCAGGGGTGCTTTTTGAAGGGGAAAGAAGGTTCGATATTGTAGTTCGTTTAGAAAATGGTTTGCGAAACAATATCAACGATCTTAAAAACCTCTACATCCACACGCCGAATGGTTCGCAGATCCCATTGAAAGAAGTGGCTGAAATCAGTTACGAACCTGGACCTATGCAAATAAGTAGGGACAACACAAACCGCAGAACGTATGTGGGGATAAATGTGCGTGGCAGGGATGTAAAGTCTTTGGTGAATGAAATAAAGCAAAAGCTAGAAGGGCAATTTGATTTGCCCGCAGGCTATTACATCCGCTATGGCGGTGCATTTGAAAACTTGGAGAGGGCCAGCAAGCGCCTTCAGGTAGTAGTTCCCCTTGCCCTTGTGCTCATTTTCATTCTTATCTTCTTTGCCTTGCGCTCCATGAAGCAAACCTTTATGATTTACATGGCTATTCCATTGGCAACCATTGGAGGCATTTTTGCCCTTTGGCTGCGGGGAATGCCTTTTAGCATTTCGGCAGGGGTTGGTTTTATTGTGCTTTTTGGTGTAGCGGTACTGAACGGGCTGGTGCTCATCAGCGGGTGGAATGAGTTGAAAGCCGAAGGGATTACCGATCTCGATGAGCGTATTCACCTAGGGGCAAAAAGAAGGCTGCGCCCTATTTTGCTCACTGCCCTTACCGATGTGCTTGGTTTTTTGCCCATGGCGCTTTCCTCTTCGGCAGGAGCTGAAGTGCAGCAACCACTTGCTACAGTGGTTATCGGTGGTTTAATGACTTCTTCATTACTTACCCTTTTCGTTCTGCCCATTCTTTACCGCTGGACGGAGAAAAGTTCTTCTAAAAAAGTAAAACTCACACCTGCTGTGGCGGTAGCGTTACTCCTTTTTGCAGGAATGTTGTATCCAACTTCTTCCCAAGCTCAAGAACAGGTGAGAGTTCCTATTAGCATGGAGCAGGCGCTTGAGAGGGCAAAGGTAAACTACCCTCAGTTGCAAGTGGCAAAGTTGGAAGTGGAAAAGCAAAGCTCGCTGAAGAAATCAGCTTGGGACTTGGGGCAAACGCAAGTGCTCACCAGTGGGGAAGAAGTAGATGGGGTGGGAAATGGAGTTTACACCGTTTTGGGTATCCAACAGCAAAACATAGATGTGTTTGGTATTTCTCCCAACGTGAAGCTTCAAAAGCAAAAAGTGCTTTTGGCGGAAGCCGCTTACCACCTTAGCGAAGCAGAGTTGGAACAGCAAGTAAAGCAAGCTTATGCCCAAGCATTTGTGGCAAGGAACAAATTGGTACTCTATGCCTCGGTCGATTCCATTTACCTGGAATTTCAACGTGCAGCAGAGTTGCGGTACGAAGTGGAAGCAAGCTCTCGCCTGGAATATTTAGCAGCTAGCAACCAAACCAAACAGATTGCCTTGCAAAAAGGGCAGGCGGCTTACGATTATGCCGCTGCTTTGCAAAAACTCAACCTTTGGCTTGTAAGCGATACTGTGTTTGAAATTGATGCTTCGGATGACGATAGCTGGTTAGGCCCAATAGTGGTAGTAGATTCGGTGCAAAGCCATCCTTTATTGGCGATTGGCCAGCAAAATATTGAGGTGGCAAATGCTCAGTTGAAAGCAGCAAATGCAAGTTTCTTTCCCAAGCTCAATGGGA
- a CDS encoding phosphoglyceromutase, with translation MKKLTILLPIFLLSIGLFAQDEAPTENVILISLDGLRWEELFTGVDPDLIDKKDYVHDVKALKEAFWDKDPLERRKKLMPFFWSTLASKGQIHGNRAYDNQVDASNQMWFSYPGYNEILTGFSDDKRIKSNDKIQNPNKTVLEFANNSPAYKGKVAAFGSWDVFPFIINEKRSKIPVNAGFELATGRKLSDKEKFLNELQPQVPSPWAAVRLDAFTHNYALEYLKKKQPKLLYIAYGETDDFAHDGKYDAYLHAAHRTDGFIKELWDWTQSQEAYAGKTTFIITTDHGRGKGKEWKSHGLKIEGAGAIWIAAIGPHTEALGEVKEPVQLYQNQVAKTVATLLGLDYSNEKTVGEEITAIVGE, from the coding sequence ATGAAAAAACTTACCATTCTCTTACCTATTTTTTTGCTTTCCATCGGGCTATTTGCCCAAGATGAAGCACCTACTGAAAATGTTATCCTGATCTCCCTCGACGGGTTGCGCTGGGAGGAACTCTTTACTGGTGTCGACCCCGACCTGATCGATAAAAAGGACTATGTGCATGATGTAAAAGCCCTAAAAGAGGCTTTTTGGGATAAAGATCCGCTAGAAAGGAGAAAAAAACTGATGCCTTTCTTTTGGAGCACCTTGGCAAGTAAAGGGCAGATCCACGGAAACCGTGCTTATGACAACCAAGTAGATGCATCAAACCAAATGTGGTTCTCTTATCCGGGCTACAATGAGATTCTTACAGGGTTTTCCGATGACAAACGCATCAAAAGCAACGATAAAATCCAGAACCCCAACAAGACGGTGTTGGAATTTGCTAACAACTCTCCAGCATACAAAGGCAAGGTTGCCGCTTTCGGTTCGTGGGATGTGTTCCCATTTATTATCAATGAGAAAAGGAGCAAGATACCTGTGAATGCAGGGTTTGAACTGGCAACGGGCAGGAAATTGAGCGATAAGGAAAAGTTCTTGAACGAATTGCAGCCGCAAGTACCCAGCCCTTGGGCAGCTGTTCGCCTCGATGCCTTTACACATAATTATGCCCTCGAATACCTGAAGAAAAAGCAGCCCAAGCTCCTCTACATAGCTTATGGGGAAACTGATGATTTTGCGCATGATGGCAAATACGATGCCTACCTACATGCTGCCCACCGTACGGATGGCTTCATCAAAGAACTGTGGGACTGGACGCAGAGCCAAGAAGCATATGCTGGTAAAACAACCTTTATTATTACCACAGACCATGGTAGAGGCAAGGGCAAAGAGTGGAAAAGCCACGGCTTGAAGATAGAAGGTGCTGGTGCTATATGGATAGCCGCTATAGGGCCACATACCGAGGCGCTGGGCGAAGTGAAAGAACCTGTTCAGCTCTACCAAAACCAAGTAGCCAAAACCGTAGCCACTCTTTTAGGACTCGACTACAGCAACGAGAAAACTGTGGGTGAAGAAATAACGGCAATAGTAGGCGAGTAA
- a CDS encoding aminotransferase class V-fold PLP-dependent enzyme: MLTCQKELFDLPEEVTYLNASYMSPLLKSAAEEGIKGLNKKLRPFEIYPKDFFEHAALVKKEFAQLINTPEPDRIALIPAVSYGMAVVANNLPLKEGQNIVVVGEQFPSNVYPWRALASDKGASIRTVCAPSSTEKRGLLWNEQLLEAIDEQTALVAIAPLHWADGTLFDLMAIRKKTKDVGAWMAIDGTQSVGALPIDVSELQPEALVCSGYKWLLGSYGSGLAYFSKILDNGKPIEEGWIGRKDSENFSGLLNYKDNYLPAANRYEMGGRSNFISLPIQLESLRQLNKWGVENIQAYCKAISEKAIERMKNAGLIIEKDCLAYHLFGVRLPEGMDLEKVKEALQEKQVFVSYRGNSIRVSPHLYNTEEQLKLFVDTILNKS; this comes from the coding sequence ATGCTAACTTGCCAGAAAGAATTATTTGATTTACCTGAAGAAGTCACCTACCTCAATGCTTCTTATATGTCTCCCTTGCTCAAATCGGCAGCCGAAGAGGGTATTAAAGGCTTGAACAAGAAGCTAAGACCATTTGAGATTTACCCAAAAGACTTTTTTGAACATGCTGCATTGGTCAAGAAGGAGTTCGCCCAGCTCATCAATACTCCCGAGCCAGATAGAATCGCCCTGATCCCTGCGGTATCTTATGGAATGGCCGTTGTTGCCAATAACCTTCCTCTCAAAGAAGGTCAGAACATCGTAGTAGTTGGCGAGCAGTTCCCCAGCAATGTGTATCCATGGAGGGCACTAGCTTCTGACAAAGGAGCAAGCATACGAACTGTTTGTGCGCCAAGCTCAACCGAAAAAAGGGGGCTGCTATGGAACGAGCAATTGTTAGAAGCCATAGATGAGCAAACTGCGCTAGTTGCCATTGCTCCTTTGCACTGGGCAGATGGAACGCTGTTTGATTTGATGGCAATCCGCAAAAAAACAAAGGACGTTGGGGCATGGATGGCGATCGATGGCACCCAATCGGTTGGTGCATTGCCTATTGATGTCTCCGAACTGCAGCCAGAGGCTTTGGTCTGCTCGGGGTACAAATGGCTATTGGGTTCTTATGGCTCTGGGCTGGCTTACTTCAGCAAGATCTTGGATAACGGGAAACCCATTGAAGAAGGTTGGATTGGAAGGAAAGACAGCGAGAACTTTTCGGGCTTACTGAACTACAAAGATAACTATTTACCAGCTGCGAACCGCTACGAAATGGGTGGAAGAAGTAATTTCATTAGCCTACCCATCCAGCTTGAATCTCTTAGGCAACTCAACAAATGGGGAGTGGAAAATATACAGGCTTATTGCAAGGCTATTTCAGAAAAAGCCATAGAGCGGATGAAAAATGCAGGGCTGATTATAGAAAAAGATTGCCTCGCTTACCACCTCTTTGGTGTAAGGCTTCCCGAAGGGATGGATTTGGAAAAAGTGAAAGAAGCCCTACAAGAAAAACAGGTTTTTGTTTCGTACCGAGGGAATTCTATTCGGGTCTCTCCACACCTTTACAATACCGAAGAACAGCTGAAGCTCTTTGTGGATACAATCTTAAATAAGTCATAA
- a CDS encoding DUF839 domain-containing protein, whose translation MKNNNTRRTFLKTSGIVSLGFIGLQNFACSAGTKGQEVAEGAIQVGYGKLKRDPEGILKLPEGFSYKIISRSGTPMSDGFVVPGKPDGMATFEGEGGRVIIVRNHEVSRDDAENGPFGKDYELLPNLEKSMIYEYGSGVTPGLGGTTTVIYNEETGEVEEEYLSLAGTIRNCAGGKTPWGSWVTCEETVEKAGGDVEKDHGYNFEVPALMKPGMAQPIPLKEMGRFNHEAISVDPNSGIVYQTEDRHDGLIYRYIPNVPGELAQGGKLQVLALKGKKSFDTRNWKRLKLDNPMPIGEKLPVEWLDIDEIDSPKDDLRIRGFENGAARFARGEGMWYGNDGVYFACTNGGKIEKGQIFRYTPSPKEGTTSENDQPGTLELFVEPNNTNIVNNCDNLTVAPWGDVVTCEDDEHPRIVGVKPDGSFYKLAENVGYSSEFAGGCFSPSGKTFFVNIQHAGLTVAITGPWV comes from the coding sequence ATGAAAAACAACAACACCAGAAGAACATTTTTAAAAACATCAGGGATCGTGAGCCTTGGGTTTATCGGTTTGCAAAACTTCGCTTGCTCAGCGGGCACAAAGGGACAAGAAGTAGCTGAAGGCGCTATACAAGTTGGTTACGGAAAGCTTAAGCGTGATCCAGAAGGAATACTGAAGCTTCCAGAAGGCTTTTCTTATAAGATCATATCCCGCTCAGGAACTCCCATGTCAGACGGGTTTGTAGTACCGGGCAAGCCAGATGGAATGGCGACTTTTGAAGGAGAAGGTGGGCGAGTGATCATTGTAAGAAACCATGAGGTGAGCCGCGACGATGCAGAAAACGGTCCGTTTGGAAAAGATTACGAGTTGCTTCCCAACTTAGAAAAATCGATGATCTATGAATATGGCTCAGGGGTTACCCCAGGACTAGGAGGAACCACTACGGTGATCTACAATGAGGAAACTGGAGAAGTTGAAGAGGAGTACTTGAGCTTGGCCGGGACGATCCGCAACTGCGCTGGAGGGAAAACCCCTTGGGGTAGTTGGGTGACTTGTGAGGAAACAGTGGAAAAAGCCGGGGGAGATGTGGAAAAAGACCATGGCTATAATTTTGAAGTACCAGCTTTGATGAAACCTGGCATGGCTCAGCCCATTCCCCTCAAGGAAATGGGCAGGTTCAACCACGAAGCCATCTCGGTAGACCCCAACTCGGGGATTGTGTACCAAACCGAAGACAGGCACGATGGCTTGATTTACAGGTACATTCCAAACGTTCCGGGCGAACTAGCACAAGGAGGAAAGCTACAGGTATTAGCTTTGAAAGGAAAGAAAAGTTTTGATACGAGGAACTGGAAGAGGTTGAAGTTGGATAATCCTATGCCAATTGGCGAAAAACTGCCAGTAGAATGGCTAGATATCGACGAGATTGATTCCCCCAAAGATGATTTGAGAATAAGAGGCTTCGAAAATGGTGCAGCACGGTTTGCCAGAGGAGAAGGGATGTGGTATGGAAACGATGGGGTTTATTTTGCCTGCACCAATGGAGGCAAAATTGAGAAAGGGCAGATATTTAGGTACACGCCAAGCCCCAAAGAAGGTACAACAAGCGAAAATGATCAACCGGGCACGCTAGAGCTTTTTGTAGAGCCTAACAATACGAATATTGTCAACAACTGCGACAACCTTACGGTCGCTCCTTGGGGCGATGTGGTCACTTGCGAGGACGATGAGCACCCGAGAATAGTAGGAGTGAAGCCTGACGGGAGTTTTTATAAGCTTGCCGAAAACGTAGGCTATTCTTCCGAGTTTGCCGGCGGTTGTTTTTCTCCATCAGGAAAAACTTTCTTTGTAAATATCCAACATGCTGGGCTAACCGTGGCCATCACAGGTCCATGGGTATAA
- the tnpA gene encoding IS200/IS605 family transposase has protein sequence MSRFHKLSHSIWYCKYHIVWTPKYRYRILEGAIKRAAIEHIMQYASQKKCIIDTLNVQKGHVHLIIDIPPKYSVSDVVGILKGRTAIRLFSKFKKLKQRPYWGNRFWATGYCVDTVGLDPEKIRLYVEYQEEQEKKNES, from the coding sequence ATGAGCCGTTTTCACAAATTGTCACATTCGATCTGGTATTGCAAGTACCATATAGTTTGGACACCTAAATATAGGTATAGAATCCTCGAAGGAGCAATAAAAAGGGCAGCAATAGAGCATATAATGCAGTACGCCTCCCAAAAGAAATGTATTATCGATACGCTGAACGTCCAAAAGGGCCATGTTCACTTGATTATCGATATCCCTCCCAAATATTCGGTTTCCGATGTGGTGGGGATCTTGAAGGGCCGGACAGCCATACGGTTGTTTTCAAAGTTCAAGAAGCTGAAGCAACGCCCCTATTGGGGCAACCGTTTTTGGGCAACAGGCTATTGTGTTGATACGGTAGGGCTTGACCCAGAAAAGATAAGGCTTTACGTGGAGTATCAAGAAGAACAGGAAAAAAAGAACGAGAGCTAA
- a CDS encoding PepSY-associated TM helix domain-containing protein, with protein MSKKFKTFCRNYHRDIAYVFVGLILAFSISGIALNHRRSFNSRQFTMTSESLTLKLPQGVEEYDDEVAKSLIPQIGIGNEYRRVRVQEGRLKIYFEDAMADVSLETGEGQLDFFGRRYGLAEMADLHQTTNPAWIWYSDIFGVAMIFIAISGMFISSGKFSFKKRGWWMALAGAVFPLIFLFFLA; from the coding sequence ATGAGTAAGAAATTCAAGACTTTTTGCCGCAATTACCACAGAGACATTGCTTATGTATTTGTAGGGCTTATTCTCGCTTTTTCCATATCAGGAATAGCATTGAACCATAGGAGATCCTTTAATTCGAGGCAGTTTACCATGACTTCAGAGTCGCTTACGCTCAAGCTTCCTCAGGGTGTAGAGGAATACGATGACGAAGTGGCCAAATCGCTTATTCCGCAGATAGGGATTGGGAATGAATACCGTAGAGTGCGTGTGCAAGAAGGCAGGCTGAAGATTTATTTTGAAGATGCGATGGCCGATGTGAGCCTTGAAACAGGGGAGGGGCAACTCGATTTTTTTGGGAGGAGATATGGCTTGGCGGAAATGGCAGACCTTCACCAAACCACCAACCCTGCTTGGATTTGGTACTCAGATATTTTTGGCGTAGCCATGATTTTTATCGCAATTTCAGGAATGTTCATTTCTTCTGGGAAGTTTAGCTTTAAAAAACGTGGCTGGTGGATGGCCCTTGCTGGAGCTGTATTCCCACTCATTTTCTTATTCTTTTTGGCATAA